From a single Litoribrevibacter albus genomic region:
- the ilvN gene encoding acetolactate synthase small subunit, giving the protein MRHIISVLLENEPGALSRVVGLFSQRNYNIETLTVAPTEDPTLSRLTVTTIGSDKVIEQITKQLNKLVEVVKLVDLTEGAHVERELLLIKVRASGAQRAEIKRTADVFRAQIIDMTPSVYTIQVVGTSDKLDAFIQAIGNASVLEVVRSGVSGIARGEKVLGL; this is encoded by the coding sequence ATGAGACACATTATTTCAGTATTACTGGAGAATGAGCCGGGTGCGCTATCTCGTGTTGTTGGTTTGTTTTCTCAAAGAAACTACAACATTGAGACCCTGACAGTAGCACCAACAGAAGATCCGACATTGTCTCGTTTGACGGTGACCACGATTGGCTCTGATAAGGTTATCGAGCAGATCACTAAGCAGCTAAACAAGCTGGTGGAAGTGGTTAAATTGGTTGATCTTACCGAAGGTGCTCATGTTGAGCGCGAATTGCTGTTGATCAAAGTACGTGCTTCCGGTGCTCAGCGCGCTGAAATTAAGCGTACAGCGGATGTTTTCCGTGCTCAAATAATTGATATGACGCCGTCGGTTTATACCATTCAGGTGGTGGGAACTTCGGATAAGTTGGATGCCTTTATTCAAGCGATTGGTAATGCATCGGTTCTTGAAGTTGTTCGCTCTGGTGTGTCTGGTATTGCACGTGGCGAAAAAGTACTTGGCCTTTAA
- the ilvC gene encoding ketol-acid reductoisomerase, producing the protein MQVYYDKDCNIEIIKGKKVTIVGYGSQGHAHACNLKDSGVDVTVALRAGSSSIAKAEAHGLKVMDNVADAVAQADLVMILTPDEFQSQLYKQDIEPNLKEGATLAFAHGFAIHYNQIVPRKDLDVIMIAPKAPGHTVRSEFVRGGGIPDLIAIFQDASGNAKDVALSYASGVGGGRTGIIETTFKDETETDLFGEQAVLCGGAVELVKMGFETLTEAGYAPEMAYFECLHELKLIVDLMFEGGIANMNYSISNNAEYGEYVTGPRVINEESRKAMRAALKDIQDGVYAKKFILEGQSNYPEMTAWRRNNAAHPIEQVGGKLREMMPWIAANKIVDQEKN; encoded by the coding sequence ATGCAAGTTTATTACGATAAAGATTGTAACATCGAGATCATCAAAGGTAAGAAAGTAACTATCGTTGGTTACGGTTCACAAGGCCACGCTCACGCTTGTAACCTTAAAGACTCAGGTGTAGATGTAACTGTTGCTCTTCGTGCAGGTTCATCTTCAATCGCTAAAGCAGAAGCACACGGTCTTAAAGTTATGGACAACGTTGCTGATGCAGTAGCTCAAGCTGATCTTGTTATGATTTTGACTCCAGACGAGTTCCAGTCTCAGCTTTATAAGCAAGACATTGAGCCAAACTTGAAAGAAGGTGCAACTCTTGCATTTGCACACGGTTTTGCAATCCATTACAACCAGATCGTTCCTCGTAAAGATCTAGACGTAATCATGATTGCTCCTAAAGCACCTGGTCACACTGTACGTTCTGAATTCGTACGTGGCGGCGGTATTCCTGATTTGATCGCTATTTTCCAAGATGCGTCTGGTAATGCGAAAGATGTTGCTCTTTCTTACGCTTCAGGCGTTGGTGGTGGTCGTACTGGTATCATCGAAACTACTTTCAAAGATGAAACTGAAACTGACTTGTTCGGTGAGCAAGCTGTTCTTTGTGGTGGTGCTGTTGAGCTTGTTAAAATGGGCTTCGAAACGCTTACTGAAGCTGGTTACGCTCCAGAAATGGCATACTTCGAATGTCTTCACGAGTTGAAATTGATCGTAGACCTAATGTTCGAAGGTGGTATCGCGAACATGAACTACTCAATTTCTAACAACGCTGAATACGGTGAGTACGTAACAGGTCCTCGCGTAATCAACGAAGAATCTCGTAAAGCAATGCGCGCTGCATTGAAAGACATTCAAGATGGCGTTTATGCTAAGAAATTCATCCTAGAAGGTCAGTCTAACTACCCTGAGATGACTGCATGGCGTCGTAACAACGCTGCTCACCCAATTGAGCAGGTTGGTGGTAAGCTACGTGAGATGATGCCTTGGATTGCAGCGAATAAAATCGTTGACCAAGAGAAGAACTAA